One region of Chryseobacterium muglaense genomic DNA includes:
- a CDS encoding cytochrome C, which translates to MKKLVLSTILGSTFMVSCGPKSTAVSGPKFTSAEHLAQGKTVFENSCNRCHKLPDPAKHDDQGWIKTLSRMAPKAKLNDEQHQMVYDYLISVNKK; encoded by the coding sequence ATGAAAAAATTAGTTTTAAGTACGATTTTAGGATCTACTTTTATGGTCTCATGCGGACCAAAAAGTACAGCAGTAAGCGGTCCTAAATTTACCTCAGCTGAACATTTAGCGCAGGGAAAAACAGTTTTTGAAAACTCATGCAACAGATGCCACAAACTACCAGATCCCGCAAAGCACGACGATCAAGGATGGATTAAAACTTTAAGCAGAATGGCGCCAAAAGCTAAATTGAATGATGAACAACATCAAATGGTCTATGATTATTTGATTTCTGTAAATAAAAAATAG